A stretch of the Clostridium fungisolvens genome encodes the following:
- a CDS encoding Ger(x)C family spore germination protein, producing the protein MKLIFKLISAILISITLVGCWGAREPSQISIVTALGIDKEDDKYLVTVQILNPGSIALNKNSEGTPVTTYRMDGKTIDEAVRKLSLEVPREIFLGHLRLLVFGEDLAREGVGKTLDYLLRNTEIRSDFYITVVKGEEATKALNILTPLERIPANKIFFSLEVSERIWAATATIKLFEFIESLEKEGAEPILTSIFVHGNNDIGMNMQNIEDVDVPTNIQIGPIAAFKGDKLVGWLNDPQSTLINILLGDSKGFLIILPWEDPNEFVNLSAEKLSRKVIVEEVMGKPKIKVNVKIKASITEAMGIIPIDKPTTVTKIEKKTEEYLKLRFSKSTSEIQTQFQTDIFGFGEVIKNEKIDLWKKISKDWDKQFPTVPVEYNVDVEVTGTGITTKSLKPSH; encoded by the coding sequence ATGAAATTAATTTTTAAACTAATAAGTGCAATTTTAATAAGTATAACTCTTGTAGGATGCTGGGGAGCTAGAGAACCTTCACAGATATCCATTGTAACAGCCTTAGGGATAGATAAAGAAGATGATAAATATTTAGTAACAGTTCAAATATTAAATCCTGGTTCTATTGCTTTAAATAAAAATTCAGAAGGTACTCCAGTCACAACTTACAGAATGGATGGTAAGACTATAGATGAGGCCGTAAGAAAATTAAGTTTGGAGGTACCTAGAGAAATATTTTTAGGACACTTAAGGTTGTTAGTATTCGGTGAAGATTTAGCTAGAGAAGGAGTTGGAAAAACTCTCGACTATTTGTTAAGAAATACAGAGATAAGAAGCGATTTTTATATAACTGTAGTAAAAGGGGAGGAAGCTACAAAGGCACTTAATATATTAACCCCATTAGAGAGAATTCCTGCAAATAAGATTTTCTTTTCTTTAGAGGTTTCTGAAAGAATATGGGCTGCAACTGCTACTATAAAATTATTTGAATTCATTGAGAGCTTGGAGAAGGAAGGAGCTGAGCCAATACTAACCAGTATATTTGTACATGGAAATAATGATATAGGAATGAATATGCAGAATATAGAAGATGTAGATGTACCCACAAATATACAAATTGGTCCAATAGCAGCATTTAAAGGAGATAAGTTAGTAGGTTGGCTAAATGACCCTCAGAGTACATTAATAAATATTTTATTAGGTGATTCAAAGGGATTCTTAATAATATTACCATGGGAGGATCCTAATGAATTTGTTAATCTTTCAGCTGAAAAGTTGAGTAGAAAAGTAATTGTTGAAGAAGTAATGGGGAAACCAAAGATAAAGGTAAATGTAAAGATAAAAGCGTCTATAACCGAAGCTATGGGAATTATACCTATTGATAAGCCGACTACTGTAACAAAAATAGAAAAAAAAACTGAAGAATATCTAAAATTAAGATTTAGTAAATCTACATCAGAGATACAAACTCAATTCCAAACAGATATATTTGGGTTTGGCGAAGTAATTAAGAATGAGAAAATTGATTTATGGAAGAAGATTTCAAAGGACTGGGATAAGCAATTTCCTACTGTTCCTGTTGAGTATAATGTTGATGTAGAAGTAACAGGAACTGGAATTACTACCAAGTCACTTAAGCCTTCGCATTAA
- a CDS encoding GerAB/ArcD/ProY family transporter, with translation MNNKISSRQFLRMMILFQLGSAIAIPLATSAKQDAWIVILLGMAFGTILTFTYLNIFKKTEGNDLGKILEELLGRRLGKLISLLYIAYFLYTANRVINDFRIIIKSTALPQTPNIMIIFIMSIPVIYCSYLGIEAMGRGAVLLHKVVLFTIVILFGFAFINKLPKIERLEPVLEYGWGPIVKVLFPLAIAVPYGETITFMNIYSNVADKDAHKIRKTALFSNVISGLILALTSAINVAIISATIVELSIFPVLKTVGSIQIGTFIQRLDVLAILLLMLGGFYKILIFFYCSVEMSMTVFEVDMKHRNLLTVILGMILIFLSYFLMVNPIQHFHIGLDIVPLYVHVPLQFIIPGILFILSAAGKKNRYTKNLG, from the coding sequence ATGAATAATAAAATAAGTTCGAGACAATTTCTTAGGATGATGATCTTATTCCAACTTGGAAGTGCAATAGCCATACCTTTAGCCACAAGTGCAAAACAAGATGCATGGATTGTAATATTGCTAGGAATGGCTTTTGGTACAATATTGACCTTTACATATCTTAATATATTTAAGAAAACTGAAGGAAATGACTTAGGAAAGATATTAGAGGAACTCTTGGGTAGGCGTTTGGGTAAGCTTATATCATTATTATACATAGCTTATTTTTTATATACAGCAAACAGAGTAATAAATGACTTTAGAATTATTATAAAATCAACAGCATTACCGCAGACACCAAATATAATGATTATATTTATTATGAGTATTCCAGTTATATATTGCAGTTATTTAGGCATAGAAGCAATGGGAAGAGGTGCTGTATTACTGCACAAAGTTGTTCTGTTTACTATAGTTATACTTTTTGGGTTTGCATTTATAAATAAGCTTCCCAAAATAGAGAGATTGGAACCTGTGTTGGAATACGGATGGGGGCCAATTGTAAAGGTATTATTCCCATTAGCGATAGCAGTTCCTTATGGAGAAACCATAACTTTTATGAATATATACAGTAATGTAGCTGATAAAGATGCACATAAGATAAGAAAAACAGCACTTTTTTCAAACGTAATTAGCGGCTTAATATTAGCTTTGACATCAGCTATTAATGTGGCAATAATTTCAGCTACTATTGTAGAGCTATCTATATTTCCGGTATTAAAAACAGTAGGAAGTATACAGATTGGCACATTTATACAAAGGCTTGATGTTCTTGCTATATTACTTTTGATGCTAGGTGGATTTTATAAAATTCTTATATTTTTTTATTGTTCTGTAGAAATGTCAATGACTGTTTTTGAAGTAGATATGAAGCATAGAAACTTACTTACAGTAATTCTTGGTATGATACTGATATTCTTATCGTACTTCTTGATGGTTAATCCAATACAGCATTTTCATATAGGATTGGATATAGTACCTTTATATGTACATGTACCATTACAATTTATTATACCGGGAATTTTATTCATTCTTTCCGCTGCTGGAAAAAAGAATAGATATACCAAGAACTTAGGATGA
- the aspS gene encoding aspartate--tRNA(Asn) ligase has translation MERKLINELKSGERVKIQGWLHKIRSLSKVSFLVIRDRTGMIQCVLENDKFEMQGIKLESILEIWGTVVEGKNSIRNIELQVEKVNVINLVEEELPITINSNKIESNLETQLNNRVLSLRNENNNYIFKVQAMLSQGFAEFLINEGFTQIYTPKLVAEGAEGGTALFKVNYFEKQAYLAQSPQFYKQMMVASGYERVFEIGHVYRAEEHNTSRHINEYVSMDLELGFIEDEQELINLETKMLQYILSKIESNFSNKFNMLGIQIPEIQEEIPQITLSEAIEILKIKYSRNDLTTDLDPSAEKQICEHAKKEFDSEFIFITDYPRSKRPMYTMPKGEFGTRSFDLLFRGVEITTGGQRIHEYSKLMENIKYKGLNPEDFNFYLDAFKYGMPPHGGLAIGLERLTAQLLGINNIREVTLFPRDRTRLKP, from the coding sequence ATGGAAAGAAAATTAATCAATGAACTTAAAAGCGGAGAGAGAGTTAAAATTCAAGGCTGGTTGCATAAAATAAGAAGCTTAAGTAAAGTGAGTTTTTTAGTGATTAGAGATCGAACTGGTATGATTCAGTGCGTGCTAGAAAATGATAAGTTTGAAATGCAAGGAATAAAGTTAGAATCAATACTAGAAATATGGGGAACTGTAGTAGAAGGAAAGAATTCTATCAGAAATATAGAGCTTCAAGTAGAAAAAGTTAATGTAATTAATTTAGTAGAAGAAGAGTTGCCGATAACAATTAATAGCAATAAAATTGAGAGCAATCTAGAAACTCAGCTAAATAATAGAGTACTAAGTTTAAGAAACGAGAATAATAACTATATATTTAAGGTTCAAGCGATGCTTTCACAGGGATTTGCTGAGTTCTTAATCAATGAAGGATTTACCCAAATATATACACCTAAACTTGTTGCTGAGGGAGCAGAAGGTGGAACTGCACTATTTAAAGTTAACTATTTTGAAAAGCAAGCTTATTTAGCTCAGAGCCCTCAGTTTTATAAACAGATGATGGTTGCATCAGGATACGAGAGGGTTTTTGAGATTGGTCATGTATATAGAGCGGAAGAGCATAATACTTCTAGACATATCAATGAATATGTTAGTATGGACTTAGAACTAGGCTTTATTGAGGATGAACAAGAACTTATTAACTTAGAAACAAAGATGCTCCAATATATTCTTTCTAAGATAGAAAGTAATTTTAGTAATAAGTTTAATATGCTTGGAATACAAATTCCAGAGATACAAGAAGAAATACCACAAATAACTTTATCAGAGGCTATAGAAATATTGAAAATAAAATATTCCCGTAATGACCTTACTACAGACTTAGACCCTTCAGCAGAAAAACAGATATGTGAGCATGCAAAAAAAGAATTTGACTCAGAGTTTATATTTATTACAGATTATCCTAGAAGCAAAAGACCTATGTATACAATGCCTAAAGGAGAATTTGGAACTAGAAGTTTTGACTTGCTATTTAGAGGAGTTGAGATAACTACAGGAGGTCAAAGGATTCATGAATATTCAAAGCTTATGGAAAATATTAAATATAAAGGATTAAATCCGGAAGACTTTAATTTTTATCTTGATGCCTTTAAATATGGGATGCCTCCACACGGAGGGTTAGCAATAGGGTTAGAAAGACTAACGGCCCAACTTTTAGGGATTAATAATATAAGAGAAGTTACTTTATTTCCAAGGGACAGAACAAGGTTAAAACCATAA